The following proteins are co-located in the Podarcis raffonei isolate rPodRaf1 chromosome 5, rPodRaf1.pri, whole genome shotgun sequence genome:
- the NEUROG3 gene encoding neurogenin-3: MSPKTASSSPASTTSEGEPPSSGISDDDASFASSSPLLGAGGSLPSSPSPCLLLVEVGARAARGGPAKGRRGRGPGKGEGLGPSKAKRSRRMKANDRERNRMHNLNSALDALRGVLPTFPDDAKLTKIETLRFAHNYIWALTETLRLADQNLAGAGPGPEVGPAFQQLGAGCDSLAAWPACCQWDAASLDSPGSQEGSLSPTDSFQAPPGGGPLRLRRPPERAVFPDFV; this comes from the coding sequence ATGTCTCCCAAAACGGCCTCCTCTTCGCCAGCCTCGACCACCAGCGAGGGGGAGCCGCCCTCGTCAGGTATCTCCGACGACGACGCCTCCTTCGCCTCGTCTTCCCCTTTGCTGGGCGCCGGCGGCAGCCTGCCTTCGTCTCCCAGCCCCTGCCTGCTCCTGGTCGAGGTGGGCGCGCGGGCGGCGCGCGGCGGCCCGGCGAAAGGGCGTCGGGGCCGAGGGCCCGGCAAGGGCGAGGGGCTGGGCCCCAGCAAGGCCAAGCGGAGCCGGCGCATGAAGGCCAACGACCGGGAGCGCAACCGGATGCACAACCTGAACTCGGCGCTGGACGCGCTGCGAGGCGTCCTGCCCACCTTCCCCGACGACGCCAAGCTGACCAAGATCGAGACGCTGCGCTTCGCGCACAACTACATCTGGGCGCTCACCGAGACCCTCCGCCTGGCCGACCAGAATCTGGCCGGTGCGGGGCCGGGCCCCGAGGTGGGCCCCGCTTTCCAGCAGCTGGGCGCCGGCTGCGACAGCCTGGCTGCCTGGCCCGCTTGCTGCCAGTGGGACGCCGCCTCGCTGGACTCGCCCGGCTCGCAAGAGGGCAGCCTCAGTCCCACGGACTCCTTCCAGGCGCCCCCCGGCGGGGGCCCTCTCCGACTCAGGCGCCCCCCGGAGCGCGCGGTCTTCCCGGACTTCGTCTGA